A DNA window from Camelina sativa cultivar DH55 chromosome 17, Cs, whole genome shotgun sequence contains the following coding sequences:
- the LOC104755649 gene encoding uncharacterized protein LOC104755649: MYKASPKRREIVEKRKSVRDKETKQNSNFFAKHLKRIYPITLQRSTSSSFSLSSISLSLSQNSTDSVSTDSNSTLEQKISLALGLISSPHRRETIVPKSIPQQLEQQLCLDFNSDEPKRCNWITKKSDEAYVKFHDQQWGVPVYDDNLLFEFLAMSGMLMDYNWTEILKRKELFREAFCEFDPNLVAKMGEKEITEIASNKAIMLQESRVRCIVDNAKCITKVVKEFGSFSSFMWGFMDYKPIISKFKYPRNVPLRSPKAEIISKDMIKRGFRFVGPVIVHSFMQAAGLTIDHLVDCFRHGDCVSLAERPWRHI, encoded by the exons ATGTACAAAGCAAGTcctaaaagaagagaaatcgtGGAGAAAAGGAAGAGTGTACGAGACAAGGAGACTAAGCAAAACTCTAACTTCTTTGCGAAACACTTAAAGAGGATTTACCCAATCACGCTTCAACGAAGcacatcttcttcattctcactCTCTTCTATATCTCTATCGCTCTCTCAGAACTCCACCGATTCTGTCTCCACGGATTCAAATTCCACGTTGGAACAAAAGATCTCTCTAGCACTTGGTTTAATCTCATCTCCGCACAGAAGAGAAACAATTGTTCCAAAAAGTATCCCGCAACAACTAGAACAACAGCTATGTCTGGATTTCAATAGCGATGAGCCAAAGAGGTGCAATTGGATCACCAAGAAAAGTG atgaagCCTACGTAAAGTTTCATGACCAGCAATGGGGAGTCCCTGTCTATGATGATAA cCTGCTTTTTGAGTTCCTTGCCATGTCGGGGATGTTAATGGACTATAATTGGACTGAGATCCTAAAACGTAAAGAACTCTTTAG AGAGGCGTTTTGTGAGTTTGACCCAAATCTGGTGGCCAaaatgggagagaaagagatcaccGAGATTGCATCAAACAAAGCAATAATGTTACAAGAGAGTAGAGTCAGGTGTATAGTTGACAATGCCAAATGCATAACCAAG GTGGTTAAGGAATTTGGATCATTCAGCAGCTTCATGTGGGGGTTTATGGATTACAAACCTATCATTAGCAAATTCAAGTATCCAAGAAATGTACCACTGAGATCTCCCAAGGCTGAGATCATTAGCAAAGATATGATCAAACGAGGGTTTCGATTTGTCGGTCCAGTGATTGTACACTCGTTCATGCAGGCTGCAGGGTTAACAATCGATCATCTCGTCGATTGTTTTAGACATGGTGATTGTGTGAGCCTCGCTGAGAGGCCATGGAGGCATATATGA
- the LOC104755651 gene encoding uncharacterized protein LOC104755651: protein MTMRSDKDDVFGNLIEENTEVKILDNGKETGCELYGSISEERVKENAGNMSGHHSYEFKIGPNNERIQENRNSLEDHLVFYVDKNVMARKLPETVIVSNYEEVTFNIVKDVCVDEGVPVMPNEKPFGSKSSDDSKLNQEIVNVTEQVKDDCKVAPGDVVAATTRIVSKEALTLGDIISMEGSQKLSNKNNTHGPEETEQKKTEEPIAGSLRYLSTEMEESENQRLNDVFEDSSDHNLFSSNFPNGSGERSFSEAEPGLAHISYSGLISVSGNISVRSDGSTVSGSSFAFPLLQSEWNSSPVRMVKAEKIKPRKEKGWRHYSLLLCCRF from the exons ATGACAATGAGATCAG ACAAAGATGATGTGTTTGGAAACTTGATAGAAGAGAATACTGAAGTAAAGATCCTGGACAACGGAAAAGAAACTGGATGTGAGTTATATGGTTCAATAAGTGAAGAACGGGTCAAAGAGAACGCTGGAAACATGTCAGGACACCATTCTTATGAATTCAAGATTGGCCCTAACAATGAGCGCATACAGGAAAACCGTAATAGTCTAGAGGACCATTTGGTTTTCTATGTGGACAAGAATGTAATGGCTCGCAAATTGCCTGAGACGGTCATAGTTAGTAACTATGAGGAGGTTACTTTTAACATTGTCAAGGATGTATGTGTCGATGAGGGTGTGCCTGTGATGCCAAACGAGAAACCTTTCGGATCCAAATCCTCAGACGACAGCAAACTCAATCAAGAAATCGTGAATGTGACAGAACAAGTTAAAGATGATTGCAAAGTGGCACCGGGGGATGTAGTAGCTGCTACAACAAGAATTGTCTCTAAGGAAGCTTTAACCTTGGGAGATATTATATCAATGGAGGGTTCCCAAAAACTatccaacaaaaacaacactCATGGACCTGAAGAAACAGaacagaagaaaacagaggaaccaATAGCAGGGAGCTTGAGATATCTTTCCACTGAAATGGAAGAATCAGAGAATCAACGGCTAAACGATGTGTTTGAGGACTCTTCTGATCACAATCTCTTCTCAAGCAATTTCCCAAACGGTTCTGGGGAAAGAAGTTTCTCTGAAGCAGAACCAGGTTTAGCTCATATAAGTTACTCTGGACTGATCTCAGTCTCCGGAAACATCTCTGTTCGATCTGATGGAAGCACAGTTAGCGGAAGCTCCTTCGCTTTCCCACT ATTGCAATCGGAATGGAACAGCAGTCCTGTAAGAATGGTGAAAGCTGAGAAGATTAAACCTCGAAAGGAGAAAGGATGGAGAcattactctcttcttctctgttgtaGATTCTGA
- the LOC104755650 gene encoding phosphatidylinositol 4-kinase gamma 6: protein MAMAVFKAPLKGEFNGVRKIEGKQYKHHLLQQQSSGRRRVFVQTETGCVLGVELDRNDNVHTVKKRLQVAFNLPTEESSLTFGDMVLKNDLSAVRNDSPLLLKRNLMHRSSSTPCLSPTGNDLQRKDLSGPIEILSHSYCFLSLKQTANDIVKAMKMGVEPIPVNGGLGGAYYFRNEKGQSVAIVKPTDEEPFAPNNPKGFTGKTLGQPGLKPSVRVGETGYREVAAYLLDYDHFANVPPTALVKITHSVFNVNDGMDRNKSREKKKLVSSKIASFQKFVPHDFDASDHGTSSFPVSSVHRIGILDIRILNTDRHGGNFLVKKLDDGAAGRFGQVELFPIDHGLCLPETLEDPYFEWIHWPQASIPFSEEELDYIQNLDPVKDCEMLRRELPMIREACLRVLVLCTVFLKEAAAFGLCLAEIGEMMTREFRAGEEEPSELEMVCIEAKKLTVRQDVLSPKSDLEADTEFQFDLDYNGIDLVYDSDELLVKNPFSSGHSSLGKLKESIVEEEEDESEEEEARLTLSLTKLSTSLKNHSLSNNMGSGFLKPPRVKTEKTLVSHKSANVQLPASANFVKLAEMKEVDWVVFLEKFQELLDSAFAERKTMTLRNRQRLGTSCKF from the coding sequence ATGGCAATGGCTGTGTTTAAGGCTCCTCTTAAAGGGGAATTTAATGGGGTTAGAAAGATTGAAGGGAAACAGTATAAGCATCATTTGCTTCAGCAACAGTCTTCAGGGAGAAGACGTGTTTTCGTGCAAACCGAAACTGGCTGTGTTTTGGGAGTTGAGTTAGACCGTAATGATAATGTTCACACTGTGAAGAAGAGGCTTCAGGTTGCCTTTAACTTACCTACTGAGGAAAGCTCTTTGACGTTTGGGGATATGGTGTTGAAGAATGACTTGAGTGCTGTGAGGAATGATTCTCCTTTGCTTTTAAAGCGTAACTTAATGCACAGAAGTTCTTCTACTCCGTGTCTTTCACCTACTGGGAATGATCTGCAGAGGAAAGATCTGAGTGGTCCTATTGAGATACTTAGTCACTCGTATTGCTTTCTGTCGTTGAAGCAAACTGCGAATGATATTGTTAAGGCGATGAAGATGGGTGTTGAACCAATCCCTGTCAATGGTGGCCTTGGAGGGGCTTACTATTTTAGGAATGAAAAGGGTCAAAGCGTTGCGATTGTCAAGCCTACGGATGAAGAACCTTTTGCGCCTAATAATCCTAAAGGCTTCACAGGGAAAACACTTGGGCAGCCTGGTTTGAAGCCTTCTGTGCGAGTTGGGGAAACCGGGTATAGAGAAGTTGCGGCATACCTTCTTGACTATGATCACTTTGCTAATGTTCCTCCCACGGCTCTTGTGAAGATTACGCACTCTGTTTTCAATGTCAATGATGGAATGGACAGGAACAAGTCtcgtgagaagaagaagttggtcAGCAGCAAGATTGCTTCGTTCCAGAAGTTTGTACCTCATGATTTTGATGCCAGTGATCACGGGACTTCAAGCTTCCCAGTCTCTTCTGTGCACCGCATTGGGATATTGGACATACGGATTCTCAACACAGATCGGCATGGTGGAAACTTTTtggtgaagaagcttgatgatggTGCTGCTGGGAGGTTTGGTCAAGTGGAGCTTTTTCCTATAGATCATGGTCTTTGCTTGCCAGAAACACTAGAAGATCCTTACTTCGAATGGATTCATTGGCCACAGGCTTCAATACCTTTCTCTGAAGAAGAACTTGACTACATACAGAATCTTGATCCAGTGAAAGACTGTGAAATGCTGCGAAGAGAGCTTCCAATGATTCGAGAGGCTTGTCTCAGGGTCCTAGTTCTGTGTACCGTTTTCCTTAAAGAAGCTGCTGCTTTTGGACTTTGTCTTGCAGAGATTGGAGAGATGATGACTCGGGAATTCCGCGCAGGAGAAGAAGAGCCAAGTGAACTAGAAATGGTGTGTATCGAAGCAAAGAAATTAACAGTGAGACAAGATGTTTTATCTCCCAAGTCAGATTTAGAAGCAGACACAGAGTTTCAGTTTGATCTCGACTATAATGGCATAGACCTGGTCTATGACTCCGATGAACTACTCGTCAAAAACCCGTTTTCAAGTGGACATTCTTCACTTGGAAAGCTCAAGGAGAGCATcgttgaagaagaggaagacgaaagcgaagaagaagaggcaagACTTACTCTATCTCTCACAAAGCTTTCAACATCATTGAAGAACCACAGTCTAAGCAACAACATGGGATCTGGATTCCTTAAACCTCCTAGAGTCAAGACAGAGAAAACACTGGTAAGTCACAAGAGTGCAAACGTGCAGCTCCCAGCGAGCGCAAATTTTGTGAAGTTAGCAGAAATGAAAGAAGTGGACTGGGTTGTGTTCTTGGAGAAGTTTCAAGAGTTGCTTGACTCGGCTTTTGCAGAACGTAAGACAATGACGTTGAGGAATAGACAAAGGCTTGGGACTTCGTGCAAGTTTTGA
- the LOC104755653 gene encoding uncharacterized protein LOC104755653, protein MRMSTCVSEENLIVTTQEVKDDSEMAPGDVVATSSKSVSTEALTLGDLMSMEDSQSSLNNSNTHGPEEDRETEHEITEESMEDSQRSLNNSNTHGPEENIERETEEPIVESLRFLLSKNVESESQGLENVIEEPCHHDLFSRRPARMTNSRPTSARMIDSEPTSVSGFRSARSEGSSVSASSFGFPILQSERNISTVRKRTKRGKEKGWRRYSLRLCCRF, encoded by the exons ATGAGAATGTCTACTTGTGTTTCTGAG GAGAATTTGATTGTGACGACACAAGAAGTTAAGGATGATTCCGAAATGGCACCGGGGGATGTAGTAGCTACATCATCAAAAAGTGTCTCTACGGAAGCTTTAACCTTGGGAGATCTTATGTCAATGGAAGATTCCCAAAGCTCACTCAACAACAGCAACACTCATGGACCTGAAGAAGACCGTGAAACAGAACATGAGATAACAGAGGAATCAATGGAAGATTCCCAAAGGTCACTCAACAATAGCAACACTCATGGACCTGAAGAAAACATAGAGCGTGAAACAGAGGAACCAATAGTAGAGAGCTTGAGATTTCTATTATCTAAAAATGTAGAATCAGAGAGTCAAGGACTAGAAAATGTGATTGAGGAGCCTTGCCATCACGATCTCTTCTCAAGACGTCCAGCTCGTATGACTAACTCTAGACCAACCTCAGCTCGTATGATTGACTCCGAACCAACCTCAGTCTCGGGATTCCGCTCAGCTCGTTCTGAAGGAAGCTCAGTCAGCGCAAGCTCCTTCGGTTTCCCAAT CTTGCAATCAGAAAGGAACATCAGTACTGTAAGAAAGAGGACAAAACGTGGAAAGGAGAAAGGGTGGAGGCGTTACTCTCTTCGTCTCTGTTGTAGGTTCTGA